The Lathyrus oleraceus cultivar Zhongwan6 chromosome 5, CAAS_Psat_ZW6_1.0, whole genome shotgun sequence genome includes the window CTAGTACTGTCTCAATTAATGTATGTAAAACTTTGCTTTTTTCaattttagagtttttaattTCCTATGATGTTTTTTTTCTTACATTAATTCTATGCTTTTATTTTTCTAGGCACATGCAACAATTTGTGTTAGCAAAAGTTTGAAGTGGTGGAAGAAGAATTTGAAGACTAATATGATAGAGATCCATTCAGCTCAAGAACTTGTTCATTCTTTGGCCAACGCCGGTGATGCATTGGTTGTGGTAAATTTCTATTCGCCAGGTTGTGGAGGTTGCAAAGCCCTTCATCCAAAACTATGTCAAATAGCAGAACTATATCCAAGTATAATATTTCTGAAAGTGAATTACGAGGAACTGAGAAGTATGTCTCAAAGTTTGCACATTCATGTTTTACCGTTCTTCAGAGTCTATAGAGGTGCAGAGGGTAGAGTTTGTAGCTTCAGTTGTACAAACACAACGGTAAAATACTAAGAGTTTTGTTAAATGTTTGTTTGTAACACTATCAAATTTGATGAAATTATGGTGACACTGTGTAATGCtttttttatggttttgttaTGGAACTCTATACAGATAAAGAAATTGAAGGATGCTATAGCAAAACATGGAAATGAAAGATGTAGCTTAGGTGAAGCAAAAGGTTTGGAAGAGGCTGAGTTGAAGGATTTGGCGTCAATTGGTGAAATAACAATTGATTCTCCTTCGTTGTATTCTATGGAAGAGAAATTGAAGGGTTTTTCTGATGTTTGGAATATGACAGCAAGTAATAACTAATAAGAGTGGATTTGTGACAGATATCTTATGGTGATTGTTTTGAGATTCAGATCCATTGTTTTGTAGTAGCAACTAGGACATTGATCTTATTCTATTATAGAATAAAGATTATAATAATGGAGTAAGACAACTCATTAAATATGTGAATAACATTCTTTGGAGTGGGAAATGGTTGATATTCAAATTTCAGTTTTTGAAGTTGAAATTGTTATTAGTTTCATTTTAATTGATGATTATTCTTTTTTCTTCTTAAAATATTTTGGAGTGGAGATATTATATGTGATGAGATGGGTGTTTTCAACTATTTTATACATTCttatttttaaaaattttgaattttcatttttaAAAGAGTCATGCAGTATGGAGTAACCATGTTCTATTGACTTTGCATATTTTTTAAACATGTCGATATTTTTGAACGTATCTTTACAAGGTCCTTTTGTGCCTTTTTTTCGACCTTTGCAGACTTCATTCGGGGATGTCTCCAGCCTCCTTATCGTCACGCGGGAAGAATTTAAAGCCTTGTTCGCATTAGTAAGCATGGTCTTAGTGTTAGATAATGCCTTCTGAACCGACAATAATGTGACATCCTTGTCTCTTATCCCTTAATACAACAACTACACCTTCTCATCTAGTAGATTAGGTTACCTTAAAGCTCTCACTCATAATCGATTTCCCTTAAGAGGTTGACCGACTTAATGAATTCACCAAGAAGTCGGCCCATTTCTTTAACTAAGGTATAATTCACTCCTCCAATATCTCTTTCTCCTTCCGAAAATGGTCAGACACAAAGACGCCCCACTTACTTACATCACCAAAATCCAGGACGGTCGATGTCTTACACATTTGGTATGACATTTAGTCACTTCTTCTTGAAGGACATCTTTAGCTTTGCTTGAGAAATAAGCATAATCCTCTTCAAGACGAAAGACCGAAACTCCCTAGCCATCATAACACCAAGCCAAGCCAAGAACAATGGTGACAAGCTAGTCGGGGTCATGGATGAACTCACACCAAGACCCAACCTACACATTTCCATCTCCATTCTTTGAGTTCTTTTCAAGATCAACTCTCTGGATGAGTATGCTTCGTTAACTCCTCCCCTCGAGGGACCCTCTTAGGTTGTGCATGGCATCGGGTTCGAAGAGTTCTCCGTTGcaggatggtcaagaggttttCTCACCTCAGTCCACATTGAAACATGAGGAACAAAAGAGACAGGATCGACGTACCTCATAGAAGTATGAACCTCATCCGGGACCAGTAAAAGTAACAACTTTAGGAGGCGATGGAGTAATTTTGGGTTCTCTATTCATTCAGAGCATCATTTTGCGGAAACCCATCTTATGTGTAAATAAAAGACAAATAAACAATAAGACAATCACTTTGAATGGAAGAACAAAGAAAAAAATCTTTCACCCTATCGCCAAATATGTCACACCTTTGCTCTTTGGTGGCCGCTCCAGAGGATTCGAAGCCTTAACAAAGCAAAAACCTTCACAAAACACTACCAAATTGTTCTTCGTATAAGTCCCCTCATTGGGCAGGTTGTTAGGGAGATATAAATAAGTTTTTGAACCGACTAGAAAGTTGTTCAGACGCTAGAATTTTGGGAATATTTTAGAACATATTGAAGGTACATTTTGCTAAGCAATACATATACTTGCATAGGAAACTTTAGTGGAAGGTGTTACCAGGTTATATCGATCCTTGAAATTCTTCGTATCATCAATATACACCTCGAACATCTTCATACCATGCATAAGGGAGAGAAAACCTTGGCCCTTCTTCGAGTCAGTCAAGCTACATTGGATATTGGAAAGATGGAAAAGGAGTGATAAGGTTGGCACACTCTTCTTGTACACGCCCTATATTGAAATACCTTGATGTAACCCCATCTTACGTGATACGGTTTTGAATTGGCATCTCGTAGGGGATTAAGGACGCCGAATTCAAAATCATTGAAGGGAAACCCGAAACTTATAAAAGAAAACGAACATTCGTGAAAGGGAAGGGCACATCATTCATACTTACAGCATAACCTTTTGTCTTCTTCCGAACAAACATTCGTGAAAGGGAAGGGAACATCATTCATACTTGCAGCATAACCTTTTGTCTTCTTCCGGGGGGAGTACCCTCAATCCGAGGAGGAACCCACCTCAGTGAGAGCATAGTTCGGTCCTCCTTTATTGACGAATACAAAAATAATGTCTAATTCCTTCTGATCCACCCATACCAATTAGATCTTCTTCCCCTTCGTACTGAACATTTTGGTAATTATTTCGGTCAATTCCAACTGTCCTACTAACATATGAAAAATAATGACGGTAAGATCAATCATGAGATTGAGATTCCAACCACCACATTACTTCACTATCTGTTGAGTCACAATCAAAAGTGTGACGATGTGCCTTGATGTAAGTCTGGCTTTTCTTTTTCTTACTTGAAGTCTTTCATAATAATTGGATTCGTCAATGGCAAATCAAGGAAGGAGAAAACCTTGGAACTTTCCCTGAGGTCAAAAATATTGGCTTTCTTTCTAGTCTCAGCATTAACATCTCCTTTCAATTCTTCCATAACGACCTTTGCAAAACCAAGCAACTGATAAGCAAGTACATAAGGACAAAAGATGTTGCTTGTTACCTTTGAAGGAGGGTGATTCCTAATGCGCATGTGAGTTTAAACAATGGAGCACTTCGAAAGGTGTTGGGACAATAATTAGCAAGAAAATATAACACAATATGGATTCGAGAACAAAAAGAGAAACGAGAGGATCTATAAACCTCATAGACAACAAAAGTAGAAAGATGAGGAAGTTCACCTCGAATCTCCATATATTGCTTGATCAACTACCACATGATAAATAGTAGAAGACGTAGGGAAACTTATCCATGTCATCAATGGCCCTAATTAAACCTCAATTTACTTAGGTACTAAACTAAAAATATCACTTTTGTCATCATACCTAAAACCACATGTTAATTTTGCTCCACAAAAATCCTGCGAATACAAGATAAACATTTAATGTGCGTGTTCCCGAAGACATTTTCTCCAAGTCACCAAACTCTTCCTCTTTTGCAAATCAAAGATTTTCCCGAGAATAATACCATAACACCAGAGGGTGTAACACCCTATTCCCCAAATCGCAATTATAAAGCATAAAATACACTACAGGATGTTACTTCAACCCATTAGATATTGCTCATATATAAAAATGCATGCTCGCAGTGGAAATTAAAATTATTACATCACTATATTATCCAAAGATAAGGAAAACACATATAAAGTTCAATAAACATCATAAATCAAATTCTCGTCCCATGATGTTACGTAATCAACGCAATATCTCTCTAATACAgcaaaaaatatatataatatgaaAAGATAAGATACATATTCATCTCCCACTCACAAGAAATCACTGTTGCTGATTATCTGTACAGCAAGTATCATATACAAAACAAACCAGAAAGGGGTGAGAATAATCCTTACAAATGTTAATAGTGAAAATAAACAGCAGGATAGTTAAAAATAAAACTCAAAATTATTCTCATTCAACAACATCAGTAATAGAAATTATAATGCAATGCTAATGCACCAATGCCTCATCaaaatgcatgtggtaccaagtTTTTGGGTATCAGAAGTGTGTTACTGATATTATCTCACATCACTGGACAACAACCCTAACACCACTGATCGAAGTCCTAACACCACTGGACCGAAGTCCTACGTCACTTCGAGACAAAAGCCCCACATCACTGGGCTGAGGTCCTACATCACTGGACTGAAGTCCTATCTAATCTCAAAATATCGTACACACATCAAAATAATTATTATGCATAAGCATCAACACCACAACACTTCAGAATATACGTTCCACTCTTGAACCAACTcaaaaattatttatataattaaattcaataaTTATATAATTTCTCAAAATAATTATCAATTTTATATTAATTCAATGGAATTATCAAGGAATTTCTAAACAACTCTGTAATAATCCTTATATCTCAAAAATAAATCTAGAGTATCCAAAAATGCTCTAAAAATGCTCAAAAATGTTATATTGGTAGCTTACGAGTGATAACTCTACGAAATTCTAAATAATTCAATATTTTTAACTAAACtctaaaatattataattaataatattaaattattattattattattattattattattattattattattattattaaaatgTTTATGAACTGTTCTGTGGTGATGAAATTAGAATTCCACATTTGCATTACGGTATCATTAACATATATTTGCGTCTATACATGATATAAAGAGGTATTGTTTAAATATTATAGTGATAAGCTTGTTAATGTGTCTTTAATATATTAATAATCATATATATGTCTCTAATGATAAATTATAAGGAATTACGAAAATAAATTTCCTCGATAAACTTACGATCAAAAAACAGTCTCATTTGGTCACAAATCCTAACAACAATCAATACCAAAAACAATACAATCATACATACATAACATATATTATAAGAAAGTTCATACTATAAACATTTCTGAGATATTACCATAGATCTATACCTAAAGGGGTTAGACAAACTTCATTTGGGGTAAATACAAAGATACAAAAACACAACAAAACACTTTCAACAAAGAAAACAGAAACAAAACAATAGATATATCTACACAAAACATATACAATCATTCATCACAAAAATCCCAAAAGGGTATAATTCACATGTAAACATATTGGTATGATTAGTGACCTCATGTTTTTTTGGCAAAACCCCTTTGGTTACCAACAAGGTCATAAACCATGTATAGTAAAAATGTTGAGATATGATGGTAAGGACCCCTCACTATCCTGATTGTCCATAAGCACCCATTAGTAAAGAAACTCTCCCCCTTACCTCGAAATAGATTTTCTTTCCAAATCTTATGTGTATCCCAATTCTTCACATTTCTTCAATGTTCACGACaatgtttgttttttccaattttcttttCTCTGTATCTTTAATTTTATTGTACGATATAACATACTAATTTTTTTCTCACTCTTCCcataatataataataatattaatcataataataatgataattataataataataataataattttaataataataataataataaatcatattaatttttgactttttactttcTATCTGTCTCTTGATATCATACGACTAACCAAATTCCCAAAATTAAATATCCtaattaattattcaattaaataattatttaaatttaataataaaataatgtcactacttaaataattatttaaataaatatttaaatcaattaaatacatatctaaataattatttaaaatactaaataaattaaataaatatttctGCACTCTCCGTTCTCAAAACCAATCAACCCCAGTAATTATAAAATTAACAGAATACCCCCAATCAGCATAAATAGTTGATGACATCAATCAAATCACACAGtaaatacaaaaataattaaaaatagcAAAATTTCTAAGTCGAGgcgttacaactctcccccacttagaagattttcgccctcgaaaattacctgaTAAAAATATATCCGGATGAGACTCCTTCATCCGACTTTCTAACTCCCAGGTCATGCTCCCTCCAACAAGTCCTCCCCAGACGATCTTCATAAGAGCAATCTCCTTACCTCTGAGTTGCTTCACTTCTCGATCCGCACTCCTCAAAGGTAAAACCTCCACAATCATGTTATCCCTCACATGCATATCATCCATATGAATCACATGAGAAGGATCCGGAATATACTTCGGGAGTTGggacacatggaacacatcatgcAAATTCGCCAGCGACGGAGGTAAAGATATTATGTAAGCAACAACTCCAACCCTCTAAGTGATCTGGTATGGATCGATTCGACTTCAGCGCACGCCCAACACCAATCACCAGATTGACTCTCAGAAAAACATGACCACCCTCACTGAACTCAAGATccttcctcctcttgtcatggtAACTTTTATGCCTGCTCTAAGATGCCTTCATCTTTTCTTGGATCATCCTCACCTTCTTGGTGATCTGCTGAGCAATCTCAAGCCCAACCACAACATTCTCTCCAGTCTCATACCAACATAGAGGATTTCTACACCTGCTACCATAGAGAGCCTAAAAAGGTGTCATCCCAatactagaatggt containing:
- the LOC127085379 gene encoding thioredoxin-like 1-2, chloroplastic; the encoded protein is MACSSKTLFHVPKLNESMLLDSKSKEVFSICPSKHGKAKPSINSSTVSINAHATICVSKSLKWWKKNLKTNMIEIHSAQELVHSLANAGDALVVVNFYSPGCGGCKALHPKLCQIAELYPSIIFLKVNYEELRSMSQSLHIHVLPFFRVYRGAEGRVCSFSCTNTTIKKLKDAIAKHGNERCSLGEAKGLEEAELKDLASIGEITIDSPSLYSMEEKLKGFSDVWNMTASNN